Proteins encoded together in one Cryptococcus deuterogattii R265 chromosome 13, complete sequence window:
- a CDS encoding isoleucine-tRNA ligase: MPSFIRPPTLLPRLNACRRFAIPVSSATSILQARLATTKTNDSAQNKKKAYSHTLKLPKTSFPLKHKDVVAAEKQYRSRTCDELYKQQYEGNPDPLFVLHDGPPYANGHLHMGHALNKVIKDIINRYNVIRGRRVHYIPGWDCHGLPIEQKALAAIGKLHTSLTPDQVRAQARQVALDAIDIQKAEMRALGVMADWDSEKNTYRTLDHDFEIRQLRLFQAMVQKGFVTHRLRPVYYSPSSRTALAEAELEYKDGHKSRSVYVSLPVQEDGMSGTLKEIYESINQEGRRDLSLVIWTTTPWSLPGNSGVAIHNDMEYVVASNEQGRLFVLAAERKEAMEKMMGPLKVVGELKGSQLVGTQYNHTFHPPSSPFSKPIVFAADHVTSQTGTGLVHSAPAHGYEDYVAFAEAGIMPEKLRCPIDDDGKFTEELVSWAGAGDASVSTLVGKEVLGKGTDAMVDLLRERGVLLADETIEHRYPYDWKSKKPIIIRATPQWFADVEHIKEDALAALEKVHFHPAQARKRLEAFVLSRSEWCISRQRSWGVPIPALFDSAGQPLMTPDMLEHVISVLDAKGVDYWWTGPVEEFVPPSHKDQQITKGFDTLDVWFDSGSSWTMLREANLRPRSFPLADVYLEGSDQHRGWFQSSLLTKIIGTDDRQAPYGTVITHGFVMDEEGEKMSKSAGNGLSPMQIIHGLEDSPAYGADVLRLWAASVDYTSDASIGPSSISHVNELLRRLRNTTRFLLANTSGEDKIYLEPSSLRIIDRYVLHELASLEASVQEAYDGYNFSKAVHSISTFATSTLSTLYFDIIKDTLYCDPSNSTTRNNVIGVLQHVLLRLVQMMAPIVPHLSEELYENMDGPKKSSVFLETWKPDQSWLDDYLKTEMEILLAIKPEVLKLVEEARSAKHIKTSSQAELFLQAQPGTPLEELLKRNSDMLSSLLSVSRVVLEKPSNDQTKPTSWSCSADTEIESSGLSLALLPASHHQCPRCWLYTAEAEDKLCSRCALVIT, translated from the exons ATGCCCTCTTTTATCCGCCCTcctacccttcttcctcgcctcAACGCCTGTCGCCGGTTCGCTATTCCTGTTTCTTCAGCGACGAGTATATTACAGGCCCGTCTTGCGACAACGAAAACCAATGACTCAGCGcaaaacaagaagaaggcataTTCCCACACTCTAAAGTTACCTAAAACGTCGTTTCCTTTGAAGCACAAGGACGTGGTCGCGGCAGAAAAGCAATATCGTAGTAGAACATGCGATGAGCTTTACAAGCAACAG TACGAAGGAAATCCCGATCCTCTTTTTGTGCTCCATGATGGACCCCCATATGCTAATGGTCACCTTCATATGG GTCACGCTTTGAACAAGGTTATTAAAGATATCATCAATAGATATAATGTTATAAGAGGAAGGCGTGTACA CTACATTCCAGGTTGGGATTGTCATGGGCTTCCTATTGAACAGAAAGCATTAGCTGCTATAGGA AAATTACATACATCCTTGACACCAGATCAAGTCAGAGCGCAGGCCAGACAGGTGGCCCTCGATGCGATAGACATTCAAAAGGCGGAAATGAGGGCATTGGGTGTCATGGCGGACTGGGATTCGGAAAAGAATACATACCGCACTTTAG ATCATGACTTTGAAATACGGCAGCTCCGGCTTTTCCAGGCTATGGTTCAAAAAGGCTTTGTGACCCACCGCCTTCGTCCCGTCTATTactctccatcatctcgtACAGCCCTGGCTGAAGCTGAATTGGAGTATAAAGATGGCCACAAATCTCGCTCTGTCTATGTATCTCTCCCTGTACAGGAAGATGGCATGTCTGGTACTCTGAAGGAAATTTATGAGTCAATAAAtcaggaaggaaggcgGGACTTGAGTTTGGTCATTTGGACGACAACCCCGTGGAGTTTACCAGGAAATTCG GGTGTTGCTATTCATAACGACATGGAGTACGTTGTAGCTTCAAATGAACAAGGCCGCCTGTTTGTCCTCGCCgcagagaggaaggaggcgaTGGAAAAAATGATGGGTCCTCTCAAGGTTGTCGGAGAGTTGAAAG GTTCCCAACTCGTCGGAACCCAATACAACCACACCTtccaccctccttcttcccctttctccaAACCTATTGTCTTCGCCGCCGACCACGTTACATCACAAACCGGTACTGGTCTCGTCCACTCTGCACCTGCTCATGGATATGAAGATTACGTCGCCTTTGCCGAAGCTGGTATCATGCCCGAGAAACTTCGGTGCCCtatcgatgatgatggtaaATTCACAGAGGAGCTTGTCAGTTGGGCTGGAGCCGGAGACGCATCTGTATCTACCCTTGTGGGGAAAGAGGTTCTCGGAAAGGGTACAGATGCGATGGTGGATTTGCTTCGCGAGAGGGGTGTTCTCCTGGCGGACGAGACTATTGAGCATCGTTATCCATACGACTGGAAGTCAAAGAAACCTATTATCATTCGTGCCACGCCTCAATGGTTCGCCGACGTTGAGCATATCAAGGAGGATGCTTTGGCAGCTCTTGAAAAGGTTCATTTCCACCCTGCGCAAG CACGCAAGCGTCTTGAGGCATTCGTACTCTCTAGATCTGAATGGTGTATCTCTCGTCAACGAAGTTGGGGTGTTCCCATCCCCGCGCTCTTCGATAGCGCCGGCCAACCACTCATGACACCTGACATGTTGGAACATGTCATCAGCGTTCTCGACGCCAAGGGCGTCGATTACTGGTGGACCGGCCCTGTAGAAGAATtcgttcctccttctcacaAGGATCAGCAGATCACAAAGGGTTTCGATACGCTTGACGTATGGTTCGATAGCGGATCCTCTTGGACCATGCTTCGCGAAGCCAACCTCCGACCACGATCTTTCCCTCTGGCTGATGTTTACCTGGAGGGGTCTGATCAACATCGCGGTTGGTTCCAGTCTTCGCTCTTGACTAAAATCATCGGTACCGATGATCGACAAGCTCCTTATGGTACGGTGATTACACATGGTTTCgtgatggatgaggaaggtgagaagATGAGTAAATCAGCTGGGAACGGTCTTTCTCCGATGCAAATCATACATGGTCTAGAG GACTCACCTGCGTACGGTGCAGATGTCCTTAGGTTGTGGGCAGCATCCGTTGATTATACCAGTGACGCCTCTATTGGCCCATCTTCAATATCTCATGTGAACGAGCTTCTCAGAAGATTACGCAATACTACACGTTTCCTTCTCGCCAATACCTCTGGCGAAGATAAGATCTACTTGGaaccatcatcactgcGAATA ATCGATCGCTATGTTTTGCACGAGCTCGCAAGTCTGGAAGCATCAGTCCAGGAAGCATACGACGGATATAACTTTAGTAAAG CTGTCCACTCAATATCTACTTTTGCCACTTCTACCCTTTCTACCCTATATTTTGATATCATCAAGGATACCCTTTACTGTGATCCTAGCAACAGTACCACCAGAAACAATGTCATTGGCGTCCTGCAACAT GTTCTCTTGCGTTTGGTTCAAATGATGGCGCCCATTGTACCCCACCTTAGTGAAGAGCTTTATGAGAATATGGATGGCCCTAAAAAGTCTTCAGTGTTCTTAGAAACCTGGAAGCCAGAT CAATCATGGTTAGATGACTACTTGAAAACTGAGATGGAGATTCTTTTGGCGATCAAGCCTGAAGTTTTGAAGCTTGTCGAAGAGGCGCGTTCTGCAAA GCATATCAAGACATCAAGCCAAGCAGAGCTGTTCCTGCAGGCTCAACCCGGTACCCCTCTCGAAGAACTTTTAAAGCGTAACT CCGATATGTTGTCCAGCCTTTTGAGTGTTTCCAGGGTTGTCCTCGAAAAGCCCTCAAACGACCAAACAAAGCCTACATCATGGAGTTGTAGCGCCGATACAGAGATAGAATCCAGCGGTCTGTcacttgctcttctccctgcttctcatcatcagtGCCCTCGTTGCTGGTTATACACAGCAGAGGCTGAAGATAAACTCTGCTCGCGTTGCGCTTTGGTGATAACATAG
- a CDS encoding glucose-regulated protein translates to MAYPSRTTRPKRQSGVSSLMSKLTLFAFVLVAVLCFLPAGNQVRAEEKDVDVGTVIGIDLGTTYSCVAVQRGGKVEIIANDQGNRITPSWVAFTDEERLIGDAAKNQASNNPENTVFDAKRLIGRYFDDPDVKRDRRHWPFKIVNKEGKPMIQVNHRGDLRDFTPEEVSAMVLTKMKETAEAYLGHKVTHAVVTVPAYFNDAQRSATKDAGTIAGLTVLRIVNEPTAAAIAYGLDRTGKHESQIIVYDLGGGTFDVSLLSIEDGVFEVLATAGDTHLGGEDFDNRVIDYLVKQYKKKTDVDVSKNNRAMGKLKREVEKAKRTLSSQMSTKIEIEAFEGGNDFSETLTRAKFEELNMDLFRKTMKPVEQVLKDAGVKKDEIDDVVLVGGSTRIPKIQQLLKEYFNGKEPSKGINPDEAVAYGAAVQGGILSGEAGSSDVLLIDVCPLTLGIETTGGVMTKLIPRNSVVPTKKSQIFSTAADNQPTVRIQVYEGERSMTKDNNLLGEFDLNNIPPAPRGVPQIEVTFEIDANGILRVSALDKGTGKSESITITNDQRRLSPEEIERMVQEAEEFADEDAAIKRKIEAMNGLQNFIFSLKSQINDAEGLGGKLSEDDKDTILSAIKEKTEWLDEHPQADAEDYEEQLSELQATVAPITSNLYGGAGGSSYDDEQMPFSHDEL, encoded by the exons ATGGCATACCCTTCAAGAACTACTCGCCCAAAGAGGCAGTCTGGAGTCTCATCACTCATGTCCAAGCTCACTCTCTTCGCCTTTGTCCTCGTCGCTGTGctctgcttccttcctgcaGGAAACCAAGTACGCgctgaggagaaggacgtCGACGTTGGAACTGTCATCGGTATTGATTTGGGAACTACATACTCTTGTGTCGC TGTTCAGCGAGGTGGAAAGGTGGAAATCATTGCCAACGACCAGGGTAACCGTATCACTCCATCATGGGTCGCCTTCACCGATGAAGAGCGGCTTATTGGTGACGCCGCTAAGAACCAGGCCTCCAATAACCCAGAGAACACCGTTTTCGACGCGAAGCGATTGATCGGTCGATACTTTGACGACCCTGATGTCAAGCGCGACAGGAGGCACTGGCCTTTCAAGATTGTTAACAAGGAGGGCAAACCCATGATCCAAGTCAACCACAGGGGCGATTTGAGGGACTTC ACTCCTGAGGAAGTATCCGCCATGGTCTTGaccaagatgaaggagactGCTGAGGCCTACCTTGGCCACAAGGTTACTCACGCCGTTGTTACTGTTCCTGCTT ACTTCAATGATGCTCAGCGATCTGCTACCAAGGACGCCGGTACTATTGCCGGTCTTACTGTTCTTCGTATTGTCAACGAGCCTACCGCCGCCGCTATTG CGTACGGTCTTGACCGAACTGGCAAGCATGAGTCTCAAATCATCGTCTACGACCTTGGTGGTGGTACTTTCGAtgtttctctcctctctatTGAAGACGGTGTCTTTGAAGTCTTGGCTACTGCTGGTGACACTCATCTTGGTGGTGAGGACTTCGACAACCGAGTCATTGATTACCTCGTCAAGCAatacaagaagaagaccgATGTCGATGTCTCCAAGAACAACAGGGCTATGGGCAAGCTCAAGcgagaggttgagaaggccAAGAGGACCCTTTCTAGCCAAATGAGTACCAAGATCGAGATTGAAGCCTTCGAGGGTGGCAACGACTTCTCCGAG ACTTTGACTCGAGCTAAGTTCGAGGAGCTCAACATGGACCTTTTCAGAAAGACCATGAAGCCTGTCGAGCAGGTCCTTAAGGACGCTGGTGTCAAGAAAGACGAGATCGATGAT GTCGTCCTTGTCGGCGGTTCCACTCGAATCCCCAAGATTCAACAACTCCTCAAGGAGTACTTCAACGGCAAGGAGCCTTCTAAGGGTATCAACCCCGACGAGGCTGTTGCCTACGGTGCCGCTGTCCAGGGTGGTATCTTGTCTGGCGAAGCTGGTAGCAGTGACGTTCTTCTTATCGATGTCTGCCCCTTGACTCTTGGTATCGAGACCACTGGTGGTGTCATGACCAAGCTTATCCCCCGAAACTCTGTTGTTCCTACCAAGAAGTCCCAAATCTTCTCTACTGCCGCCGACAACCAGCCCACCGTCAGGATCCAGGTCTACGAGGGTGAACGATCCATGACTAAGGACAACAACCTTCTTGGTGAATTCGACTTGAACAACATTCCTCCTGCCCCTCGTGGTGTTCCGCAGATTGAGGTCACCTTTGAGATCGATG CCAACGGTATCCTCCGAGTCTCTGCTCTTGACAAGGGCACTGGCAAGTCTGAGTCTATCACTATCACCAACGACCAACGACGACTTTCCCCCGAGGAGATTGAGCGAATGGTTCAGGAG GCTGAGGAGTTCGCCGACGAGGACGCCGCTAtcaagaggaagattgagGCCATGAACGGCCTTCAGA acttcatcttcagccTCAAGTCTCAGATTAACGATGCTGAAGGTTTGGGCGGCAAGCTTTCTGAGGACGACAAGGACACTATTCTTTCTGccatcaaggagaagaccgAGTGGCTCGACGAGCACCCTCAAGCTGACGCTGAGGACTACGAGGAGCAGCTTTCTGAGCTCCAGGCTACCGTTGCT CCCATCACTTCCAACTTGTATGGTGGTGCCGGTGGTTCATCTTACGATGACGAGCAGATGCCTTTTAGCCACGACGAGCTTTAA
- a CDS encoding signal peptidase, whose amino-acid sequence MYSTLQRANHISSLATTYILILLGLISVASFLTLPSVDVGSIDVKDIIVQRGRLNRWGAKQEDIASLRFDVRTNLNELLNSYNTKQLFLYLTATYEEETTGNAHDVVLWDRIVTRADTRDIRAVGRELPKSNRKRGRGNVRVEDGKNKYIWRNPSGTFKDIPYANLTLHYSLMPYVGYLTSGIAATAEGPVSIPEVIKR is encoded by the exons ATGTACTCCACACTTCAGAGGGCGAATCATATATCCTCCCTCGCCACCACCTACATTCTCATTCTGCTCGGCCTCATCTCAGTCGCATCCTTCTTGACACTCCCTTCGGTTGATGTTGGCTCAATAGACGTCAAGGACATCATAGT CCAAAGAGGCCGACTTAATAGATGGGGCGCTAAGCAGGAAGATATCGCTTCACTACGGTTTGATGTCCGAACAAATCTCAATGAACTACTCAACTCCTATAACACCAAgcagctcttcctctatctCACTGCCACCtacgaagaagaaaccaCGGGGAATGCTCATGACGTTGTTCTCTGGGATCGTATTGTCACTCGAGCAGATACAAGAGATATAAGAGCGGTGGGAAGAGAATTGCCGAAGAGCAAcaggaaaaggggaagaggaaatgttagggttgaagatggtaaGAACAAATATATCTGGAGAAATCCTTCTGGGACATTCAA AGACATCCCCTACGCCAACTTGACATTGCATTACTCCCTCATGCCATACGTCGGCTACCTCACCTCCGGCATAGCCGCGACTGCCGAGGGGCCTGTATCAATACCTGAAGTCATCAAGCGATAG
- a CDS encoding mitochondrial splicing suppressor, which produces MRTITAASLRRTRIASSRLVPSLPIAPTCRPIALPHSHTQVRPFFSIFKKKTPAPAASQAPLLSQDDLFHHLSESPFPALREKADRIKSVSLCPTSFEKHHERVRPAYDCPDCGWPTHKNRERWEEGREEHKEYCGRLREVNEDEHDLRSGRPMVEFENMPEEQPYESAVNFASWDTLFFTRGFPSIDSDRSVRHVSKILTYPMTIAGILHQNGPFTSANGRITRQGRRSMAALHSVLHLPPGSTVETAVDEKPQPPFRLFLLGARAESTLPPHLWAQLCHLFPRTTFQIYFIGPEVGLPLLNATERAKPTYSFSQDGGWGVPSYNLNYNTRLSLTSVQASYEQIHEQLGPFDPYTDVFFAFSPGFGFPHQPLLEKITKGGKGQVLLDGSEEPLKAEEHDDTPAGIESEVPYAPPETLVQAQTTWRRPLQLILETKCPFFFTAFSPLDLQRDVSALFGTNPPSASSPGSPVREFPDYVSLPTGPIEPIEGVTDEFELVLTPGVNPFGSLKWEIAEWDVRVGVKTNWGTWGIRGKKYDVVEGR; this is translated from the exons ATGCGTACAATCACAGCAGCATCTCTGAGGCGCACCCGCATCGCCTCCTCTAGGCTTgttccctctcttcccatcgCTCCCACTTGCCGTCCTAtcgctcttcctcactcGCACACCCAAGTCCGTCcgttcttctccattttcaaGAAAAAGACTCCGGCGCCTGCGGCTTCACAGGCACCCCTTCTCTCGCAAGAtgatctcttccaccatctttcTGAATCGCCATTCCCAGCTCTCCGTGAAAAAGCTGATCGGATAAAATCGGTGTCTTTGTGTCCGACTTCGTTCGAAAAGCACCATGAGCGTGTGAGACCGGCCTATGATTGTCCTGATTGTGGATGGCCTACACATAAGAATCGGGAAAgatgggaggagggtaGAGAGGAGCACAAAGAGTACTGTGGAAGGTTGAGAGAGGTTAACGAAGACGAACATGATTTGAGGAGCGGTAGACCGATGGTTGAGTTTGAGAACATGCCCG AGGAGCAACCGTACGAATCTGCGGTCAACTTTGCTTCTTGGGACactctctttttcactcGAGGTTTCCCCTCCATCGATTCTGACCGTTCAGTCCGTCACGTGTCTAAGATTCTTACTTACCCCATGACTATCGCTGGTATTCTCCACCAAAATGGTCCCTTCACTTCTGCTAATGGCCGTATCACTCgacagggaagaagaagcatgGCAG CGCTCCACTCtgttctccatctccctcctgGTTCCACTGTTGAAACCGCCGTTGACGAGAAGCCTCAGCCCCCTTTtcgtctcttcctccttggtGCCCGTGCCGAGtctactcttcctccccaccTTTGGGCTCAACTCTGccatcttttccctcgCACTACCTTCCAAATCTACTTTATTGGCCCTGAAGTCGGCTTACCCCTCTTGAACGCCACCGAACGCGCTAAGCCCACttactccttctctcagGACGGTGGATGGGGAGTTCCCAGCTATAACCTCAACTACAACACTCGTTTGTCTTTGACTTCTGTCCAAGCATCATACGAGCAGATTCACGAACAACTTGGACCATTTGACCCTTACACCGATGTCTTCTTTGCGTTCTCCCCCGGTTTCGGTTTCCCCCACCAGCCATTGTTGGAAAAGATCACCAAGGGTGGTAAGGGTCAAGTCCTTCTTGACGGAAGCGAGGAGCCTTTGAAGGCAGAGGAGCATGATGATACCCCTGCAGGAATCGAGTCTGAAGTTCCTTACGCCCCGCCAGAGACTCTCGTCCAAGCTCAGACAACATGGCGTCGCCCTCTCCAACTCATCCTCGAAACCAAAtgccccttcttcttcacggCCTTCTCTCCCCTCGATCTTCAACGTGATGTGTCCGCCCTTTTCGGCACCAATCCTCCTTCCGCCTCCTCGCCTGGTTCTCCTGTGAGAGAGTTCCCCGACTACGTTAGCTTGCCAACAGGACCTATCGAGCCGATCGAGGGTGTCACGGATGAGTTCGAATTGGTTCTTACTCCTGGTGTGAACCCGTTCGGTAGTTTGAAATGGGAAATTGCAGAATGGGATGTCAGGGTTGGTGTTAAGACCAACTGGGGAACATGGGGTATCAGAGGCAAGAAGTACGATGTTGTCGAGGGACGATGA
- a CDS encoding CMGC/CDK/CDK7 protein kinase gives MDLANQENSRRANRWDKGIKIGEGTFANVYKGTEKATGRKVAIKKIKVGEMKHGLDMTALREVKFLQELKHPNIISLLDVFSVKQNINLVLEFLDTDLEAVIRDKALIFQNADIKSWMAMSLRGLEYIHRNGVLHRDLKPNNLLIAANGELKIADFGLAREFGDAGNKMTCQVITRWYRPPELLFGSRYYSPTVDVWSMGTIFVELILRVPFLSGETDIDQLKKTFHAMGTPTEQDWPGHTKLPDYHEVGSFPKNPWWNMISSIGREGQDLARELLRFDPAQRPSAKKALLHSFFTSYPPPTPPIALPKPLAELRPRELAPDEVQGKPLLTSGAGQGLKRKAESPRTSHSVSRKLVFT, from the exons ATGGATTTGGCCAATCAGGAAAACAGCCGGCGTGCCAACAGAT GGGACAAGGGTATAAAAATTGGTGAAGGAACATTCGCCAATGTCTATAAAG GCACTGAGAAAGCGACTGGCAGAAAAG TTGCCATTAAGAAGATTAAGGTAGGAGAAATGAAACATGGGCTGGATATGACAGCTTTACGGGAAGTCAAGTTTCTCCAAGAGCTAAAACACCCCAACATTATTTCT CTACTGGACGTTTTTTCCGTCAAGCAGAACATTAATTTGGTGCTGGAATTTCTCGACACGGATTTGGAAGCGGTTATTAGGGATAAGGCTCTGATTTTCCAAAATGCGGATATCAAAAGCTGGATGGCAATGTCTTTAAGAGGATTAGAATATATTCATAGGAACGGAGTGCTTCATCGG GACTTGAAGCCAAACAATTTATTGATCGCCGCTAACGGTGAGCTCAAAATTGCGGATTTCGGTCTTGCTAGAGAATTTGGAGATGCCGGGAACAAAATGACCTGTCAGGTTATTACCCG ATGGTACCGTCCTCCAGAACTCCTTTTTGGTTCTCGGTACTACTCCCCCACAGTCGATGTATGGTCAATGGGAACTATTTTCGTTGAACTCATTCTACGAGTGCCGTTCCTTTCTGGAGAGACCGACATAGATCAATTAAAAAAGACTTTCCATGCCATGGGGACACCTACCGAGCAGGACTGGCCT GGACATACAAAACTCCCCGACTACCATGAAGTAGGATCATTCCCTAAAAATCCATGGTGGAACATGATATCGTCTataggaagagaaggtcaAGATCTTGCTCGAGAACTCTTGAGATTCGATCCAGCCCAAAGACCTTCCGCGAAGAAA GCACTTCTACATTCATTTTTCACTTCATATCCCCCACCCACTCCACCAATAGCTCTTCCTAAACCTTTGGCGGAACTGAGGCCTCGAGAGCTAGCGCCGGATGAAGTCCAAGGGAAGCCTTTGTTAACCTCTGGAGCCGGTCAAGGTTTGAAACGAAAAGCCGAATCACCTCGCACAAGTCATAGTGTCTCAAGGAAACTTGTCTTCACATAA
- a CDS encoding ribosomal protein L22: MEHRCVEIRDAKSIYPLFLFPHPSKGRSPILTMVRYASAHIAASNPEKFAKARGEYLRTHFKNMREVAAALSGMNLKKAYTYLADVQDHKQVVPFRRFAGGIGRASQAKQFKTTKGRWPEKSVKFILRLLKNAESNADAKDLDVEELIIKNIVVQQAPKTRRRTYRAHGRINPYQGHPCHIEIILSVPSSEVPRAKDLDTTSSKKAETIAAIEA, encoded by the exons ATGGAGCACCGTTGCGTTGAGATTCGAGACGCCAAATCAATTTatcccctctttctctttcctcatccttcaaaaGGCCGTAGCCCTATACTCACAATG GTTCGATACGCCTCTGCCCACATCGCCGCGAGCAACCCCGAGAAGT TCGCCAAGGCCCGAGGCGAGTACCTCCGAACTCACTTCAAGAACATGCGAGAGGTTGCCGCTGCTCTTTCTG GCAtgaacttgaagaaggcctACACCTACCTCGCCGACGTTCAGGACCACAAGCAGGTTGTTCCTTTCCGACGGTTCGCTGGCGGTATTGGCCGAGCTTCTCAGGCCAAGCAATTCAAGACCACCAAGG GTCGATGGCCCGAGAAGTCTGTCAAGTTCATCCTCCGTCTCCTCAAGAACGCCGAGTCCAACGCCGATGCCAAGGACCTTGACGTTGAGGAGTTGATCATCAAGAACATTGTCGTTCAGCAGGCTCCCAAGACCAGGAGGAGGACTTACCGTGCCCACGGTCGAAT CAACCCTTACCAGGGCCACCCTTGCCACATCGAGATCATCCTTTCCGTCCCTTCCTCTGAAGTCCCCCGTGCCAAGGACCTCGacaccacctcttccaagaAGGCCGAGACCATCGCCGCTATCGAGGCTTAA
- a CDS encoding cystathionine gamma-lyase: MFATRAIHVGSEPDPSTGAVVPSLSVATTFKQDGINKTRGFDYSRSGNPTRSALERLLTSLETAPLSDAQGESFAFSSGSAATAAMAHWVSLAKKEGGAGGADGNGGGGHVLAVNDVYGGTARYFSRAARPTGLDITYLNMIEAGEEGIRAAIRPDTRLVWMEIPTNPTLLVHPLQLVSSIVKGLPDESRPLIVVDTTFLSSFNFTPLVSADPDSPPLADIAYSSLSKYSSGHSDIIMGSLTLSPQTARFRPELIQAMRFLQNSMGACPSPHDCHLMIRSLKTLSTRMIKHGVNALRIAAFLDNHPQVSEVCYPGYKEDQSFSQIRPLVSENLKRELEFLGWKFPWAAPSAEETKNLKENSLAYVRTLGIPFGGVVTFTLKDATLEQTEKFCTSLNIISLAESLGGVESLIEVPSGMTHASLSKETREKLGITDNFLRFSVGIEDYEDLIEDLESGFAAIKQ; this comes from the exons ATG TTCGCTACGCGAGCCATCCACGTGGGCTCAGAACCTGACCCTTCCACTGGTGCTGTCGTTCCTAGTCTCAGCGTTGCGACAACTTTCAAGCAGGATGGTATCAATAAGACTCGA GGATTTGACTATTCTCGAAGCGGAAACCCAACTCGCTCTGCCCTGGAGCGACTTTTAACCTCCCTAGAGACCGCCCCTCTGTCTGATGCACAAGGAGAGAGCTTTGCGTTCTCTTCAGGATCGGCGGCCACAGCCGCTATGGCTCATTGGGTGAGTCtggccaagaaggaggggggaGCTGGGGGAGCAGATGGtaatggtggtggtggacaCGTCTTGGCTGTCAATGATGTT TATGGTGGAACCGCCAGATATTTCTCTCGAGCAGCGCGCCCTACTGGTCTCGACATCACCTACCTGAACATGATAGAAGCTGGTGAGGAAGGTATCAGAGCTGCCATACGTCCGGATACCAGA CTTGTTTGGATGGAAATTCCGACCAACCCAACTCTATTGGTCCACCCCCTCCAATTGGTATCATCTATTGTTAAGGGACTTCCTGACGAAAGTCGACCTTTGATTGTAGTCGACACTACTTTCTTGTCATCTTTCAATTTCACCCCACTTGTCAGCGCCGACCCTGACTCCCCACCGCTGGCCGACATTGCCTATTCATCCCTGTCCAAGTATTCGTCAGGTCATTCTGATATCATTATGGGCTCCCTGACCCTTTCACCTCAGACAGCTCGTTTCCGACCAGAATTAATTCAAGCTATGCGATTCCTTCAGAATTCAATGGGTGCAtgcccttctcctcatgATTGCCATCTCATGATCCGAAGTCTAAAGACTCTTAGCACTCGGATGATCAAGCACGGTGTGAATGCTCTCAGGATCGCTGCGTTCCTAGACAATCACCCTCAAGTCAGTGAGGTGTGCTATCCTGGATATAAAGAAGACCAAAGTTTCTCGCAGATTAGACCGTTAGTGTCAGAAAACCTGAAAAGGGAGCTAGAATTCTTAGGCTGGAAATTTCCGTGGGCTGCACCATCTGCCGAGGAGACTAAGAATCTCAAAGAAAACTCCCTCGCGTATGTTCGTACGCTAGGTATCCCCTTCGGCGGTGTTGTGACTTTTACGCTGAAAGATGCCACGCTTGAGCAAACGGAGAAATTCTGCACATCTCTGAATATAATCAGCTTAGCTGAGAGTTTGGGAGGGGTCGAGAGTTTGATTGAAGTGCCATCTGGAATGACTCATGCG TCCCTATCCAAAGAAACCCGCGAGAAACTGGGCATCACGGACAACTTTTTGCGCTTCTCCGTTGGGATTGAAGATTATGAGGACTTGATTGAGGATCTGGAATCGGGCTTTGCGGCTATCAAGCAGTAG